One Setaria italica strain Yugu1 chromosome II, Setaria_italica_v2.0, whole genome shotgun sequence DNA segment encodes these proteins:
- the LOC101752914 gene encoding phosphoenolpyruvate/phosphate translocator 1, chloroplastic, producing MQSAAAIGLVRPCAARPLVACPSHRRGGAVAGEGIRPVLPQRGIRLSARAGLVPASPLEEEEKRRCRAERDVSAAAAAAQEAGEEAGGGFAKTLQLGALFGLWYLFNIYFNIYNKQVLKVLPYPINITTVQFAVGTAIAMFMWITGILKRPKISGAQLLAILPLAIVHTMGNLFTNMSLGKVAVSFTHTIKAMEPFFSVLLSAIFLGELPTPWVVLSLLPIVGGVALASLTEASFNWAGFWSAMASNVTFQSRNVLSKKLMVKKEESLDNINLFSIITVMSFCLLAPVTLLTEGVKVSPAVLQSAGLNLKQIYTRSLIAAFCFHAYQQVSYMILARVSPVTHSVGNCVKRVVVIVTSVLFFRTPVSPVNSLGTGVALAGVFLYSQLKRLKPKAKAA from the exons ATGCAGAGCGCGGCGGCCATCGGGCTCGTCCGGCCATGCGCCGCGCGGCCGCTCGTCGCTTGCCCtagccaccgccgcggcggcgccgtcgccggcgaagggATCCGGCCGGTCCTCCCGCAGCGCGGGATCCGCCTATCCGCGCGCGCGGGGCTCGTGCCGGCCTCcccgctggaggaggaggagaagcggagATGCAGGGCCGAACGGGacgtgtcggcggcggcggccgcggcgcaggaggccggggaggaggcgggaggaGGGTTCGCCAAGACGCTGCAGCTGGGCGCGCTCTTCGGCCTCTGGTACCTCTTCAACATCTACTTCAACATCTACAACAAGCAG GTTCTGAAGGTTTTGCCATATCCCATAAACATCACAACCGTGCAGTTTGCTGTTGGAACTGCCATTGCCATGTTCATGTGGATCACTGGTATCCTTAAAAGACCAAAGATTTCCGGTGCCCAG CTTCTTGCTATCCTTCCTCTGGCAATTGTCCACACCATGGGCAATCTTTTCACAAATATGAGCCTTGGGAAGGTTGCAGTGTCATTTACACATACTATCAAAGCCATGGAGCCTTTCTTCTCGGTTCTCCTTTCAGCAATCTTCCTTGGTGAG TTGCCTACTCCTTGGGTTGTGTTGTCTCTTCTTCCAATTGTTGGTGGTGTGGCACTGGCATCTCTTACTGAGGCTTCCTTTAACTG GGCTGGCTTTTGGAGTGCAATGGCTTCAAATGTAACCTTCCAGTCCAGGAATGTGCTAAGCAAGAAGCTGatggtgaagaaagag GAATCTCTGGACAACATTAACCTCTTCTCTATCATTACAGTCATGTCATTCTGCCTCTTGGCCCCAGTCACCTTACTAACAGAGGGTGTCAAAGTCAGTCCTGCAGTGTTGCAGTCTGCT GGCTTGAACTTAAAACAGATATACACCAGATCCCTGATTGCTGCATTCTGCTTCCATGCCTACCAACAG GTGTCATACATGATCCTCGCTAGGGTGTCCCCAGTCACCCACTCAGTGGGCAACTGCGTCAAGCGAGTGGTGGTCATTGTGACTTCCGTTCTGTTCTTCAGGACCCCTGTTTCACCTGTCAACTCTCTCG GTACCGGGGTTGCCCTCGCAGGAGTTTTCCTCTACTCGCAACTGAAGAGGCTTAAGCCCAAGGCAAAGGCTGCTTGA
- the LOC105913871 gene encoding phosphoenolpyruvate/phosphate translocator 1, chloroplastic-like: protein MLHQLGAPALFGLWPLFTMHNKQVLRVFPFPMNVTTAQFALGTVVALLVWTTGVLKRPKVSVAQLAAILPLAIVHTMASLSQT, encoded by the exons ATGCTGCACCAGCTGGGGGCGCCGGCGCTCTTCGGGCTCTGGCCCCTCTTCACCATGCACAACAAACAG GTTCTCAGGGTCTTCCCGTTCCCAATGAACGTCACGACAGCACAGTTTGCTCTTGGAACTGTCGTCGCTTTGCTCGTGTGGACAACTGGTGTTCTTAAAAGACCAAAGGTTTCTGTTGCACAG CTTGCTGCTATCCTCCCCCTGGCCATTGTCCACACCATGGCCAGTCTTTCACAAACATGA